A single genomic interval of Trinickia acidisoli harbors:
- a CDS encoding amino acid ABC transporter substrate-binding protein, which produces MHARRIRKPLASLKAAAAAIACAVASFGAHAAPAAPAQITIGTLYASTGPFAVASLGQYEGLKFWADDVNKQGGVFIKSFGKKIPVKIVAYDDQSSTSTATTLYNQLISQDKVDVLVADFGSVLTSVAVPLAAEHHMLLIDPTGSGANFFTQKTDYLADVSIPASTVWPIPLAKFLQQQNIKRVAIIYGANDFDASQAETMKAELVKGGVTPVYYHSVPTTESNYSVLLHTVKASNPQAVLEFGYAPNDIAFLRALSQSGLHFDMTFTVFPGQLLDLMKKNVGVDALAYTYTYPTPPLVKYDKVNYGMNTAQFVQAFQAVQHKEPSFLDSAGYNTGVIVQQMLGTAPQFTQADFHQALMDMSGKTTTLLGPFEINANGAQLGQPFPVAQMVPDGNKDLKFVVVYPQEHATGKPVFPAPQH; this is translated from the coding sequence ATGCACGCTCGACGTATCCGCAAGCCTCTCGCTTCGCTCAAAGCCGCCGCGGCGGCCATCGCCTGCGCCGTCGCTAGCTTCGGCGCGCACGCCGCGCCGGCGGCTCCGGCGCAAATCACGATCGGAACGCTCTACGCGAGCACGGGCCCGTTCGCGGTCGCGTCCCTCGGTCAATACGAGGGCCTCAAGTTCTGGGCCGACGACGTCAACAAGCAGGGCGGTGTGTTCATCAAGTCATTCGGCAAAAAGATCCCCGTCAAGATCGTCGCCTATGACGACCAGAGCTCGACGTCGACCGCCACGACGCTCTACAACCAGTTGATCTCGCAGGACAAGGTCGACGTGCTCGTCGCCGACTTCGGCTCGGTGTTGACGTCGGTCGCCGTGCCGCTCGCGGCCGAACATCACATGCTGCTGATCGACCCGACCGGCTCGGGGGCGAACTTCTTCACGCAGAAGACCGACTATCTCGCCGACGTGAGCATTCCGGCGTCGACGGTATGGCCGATCCCGCTTGCGAAGTTCTTGCAGCAGCAGAACATCAAGCGCGTCGCGATCATCTACGGTGCGAACGATTTCGACGCGTCGCAGGCCGAGACGATGAAGGCCGAGCTCGTGAAGGGCGGCGTGACGCCCGTCTACTACCACAGTGTGCCGACGACGGAATCGAACTACAGCGTGCTGCTGCACACGGTGAAGGCTTCCAATCCGCAAGCGGTGCTCGAGTTCGGCTACGCGCCGAACGACATCGCGTTCCTGCGCGCGCTGTCGCAAAGCGGCTTGCACTTCGACATGACATTCACGGTCTTCCCGGGCCAGTTGCTGGACCTGATGAAGAAGAACGTCGGCGTCGACGCGCTCGCCTACACGTACACGTATCCGACGCCGCCGCTCGTCAAGTACGACAAGGTCAACTACGGGATGAACACCGCACAGTTCGTGCAGGCGTTCCAGGCTGTGCAGCACAAGGAGCCGTCGTTCCTCGACTCGGCCGGATACAACACGGGCGTCATCGTGCAGCAGATGCTCGGCACCGCGCCGCAGTTCACGCAGGCCGATTTCCATCAGGCGCTGATGGACATGTCGGGCAAGACGACGACACTGCTCGGGCCGTTCGAGATCAACGCGAACGGTGCGCAGCTCGGGCAGCCGTTCCCGGTCGCGCAGATGGTGCCGGACGGCAACAAGGATCTGAAGTTCGTTGTCGTGTATCCGCAAGAGCATGCGACGGGCAAGCCGGTGTTCCCGGCACCGCAGCACTGA
- a CDS encoding branched-chain amino acid ABC transporter permease, whose translation MELLAYAVIGGILYGIFFTLVGLGLNLVFGVMRIINLAHGQFIVLGGYAAWLVSQRFGLNPLWGIPLSVICAIGIGWPLYRAVVPRLQRSDDPEMLSFILFFGVGQIFEALTVLMFGADQRSLPEDALGGGNLGVFGQQFPDSWWWAAGVSIVVLAGLWLYFSRTRLGYATRAVMANREEAIATGIDVRRVSTIAFVAGLALAGIAGVFVPYLLGSVSPDLGDNLTTTAFAIVIIGSLGNPIGTIAGGLVFGLGTMLMQTYYSSWSNVVPYALLLIIVLIRPSGLLGKAVRLA comes from the coding sequence GTGGAACTTCTCGCTTATGCCGTCATCGGCGGCATTCTGTACGGCATCTTCTTCACGCTGGTCGGCTTGGGGCTCAACCTCGTGTTCGGCGTGATGCGCATCATCAATCTCGCGCACGGGCAGTTCATCGTGCTCGGCGGCTATGCCGCGTGGCTCGTGTCGCAGCGCTTCGGCCTCAATCCGCTGTGGGGCATCCCATTGTCGGTGATCTGCGCGATCGGGATCGGTTGGCCGCTGTATCGCGCCGTCGTGCCGCGGCTGCAGCGCAGCGACGACCCCGAAATGCTGTCGTTCATTCTGTTCTTCGGCGTCGGCCAGATATTCGAGGCGCTGACCGTGCTGATGTTCGGCGCCGATCAGCGCTCGCTGCCCGAGGATGCGCTCGGCGGCGGCAACCTGGGCGTATTCGGCCAGCAGTTTCCCGATAGCTGGTGGTGGGCGGCCGGCGTCAGCATCGTCGTGCTGGCGGGGCTGTGGCTGTACTTCTCGCGCACGCGCCTCGGTTACGCAACGCGTGCCGTGATGGCGAACCGCGAGGAGGCGATCGCGACCGGCATCGACGTGCGCCGCGTGTCGACGATCGCGTTCGTCGCGGGCCTTGCGCTCGCGGGCATCGCGGGGGTGTTCGTGCCGTATCTGCTCGGCTCGGTGTCGCCCGACCTGGGCGATAACCTGACGACGACCGCGTTCGCGATCGTGATCATCGGCTCGCTCGGCAATCCGATCGGCACGATCGCCGGCGGCCTCGTGTTCGGGCTCGGCACGATGCTGATGCAAACCTACTATTCGTCGTGGTCGAACGTAGTGCCGTATGCGCTGCTGTTGATCATCGTGCTCATTCGTCCCTCGGGCCTGCTCGGAAAGGCGGTGCGTCTTGCTTAA
- a CDS encoding branched-chain amino acid ABC transporter permease: protein MLNPTLRETGSAATRGLRAGAILLAVLAAIFLVAPHVYANQSLLFTIMTFIVLTQGLNLLYGFTGYLPFGYVGFFGSGAYATSLLVLHTHLPVLACVAGGALAAALIGLVLGPLLRLSGAYFSIANLAASQIIYFVVSNPNLSAITGGPYGLKIEQVYDPQASYYCMLAVLLIACALAAYFRTSGFGMALRAVKQDPVSAAMAGVNVVRARLIAWLVSALIAGAAGGVYAWGISVFYPDAVFTLQFSVFAIVFALFGGVGTVIGPIVGAGLLYILYAAIGISTPQYFQFIYGGLIVLLVLFLPGGLLSLLQRRGIHVF from the coding sequence TTGCTTAATCCAACTTTGCGCGAAACCGGCTCGGCCGCGACGCGCGGCTTGCGCGCGGGTGCCATCCTGCTCGCGGTGCTCGCCGCGATCTTCCTCGTTGCACCGCACGTCTACGCGAACCAGTCGCTGCTGTTCACGATCATGACGTTCATCGTGCTCACGCAGGGGCTCAACCTGCTGTACGGCTTCACGGGCTATCTACCATTCGGGTACGTCGGCTTCTTCGGTAGCGGTGCGTACGCGACGTCGCTGCTCGTGCTGCACACGCACCTACCGGTGCTTGCATGCGTCGCGGGCGGCGCGCTCGCGGCCGCGCTGATCGGGCTCGTGCTCGGGCCGCTGCTGCGGCTTTCGGGCGCGTACTTCTCGATCGCGAATCTCGCGGCGTCGCAGATCATCTACTTCGTCGTCTCGAACCCGAACCTGTCTGCCATCACGGGCGGGCCGTACGGCCTCAAGATCGAACAGGTCTACGATCCGCAGGCGAGCTACTACTGCATGCTCGCCGTGCTGCTCATCGCGTGCGCGCTCGCCGCGTATTTCCGCACGTCGGGTTTCGGCATGGCGTTGCGCGCAGTCAAGCAAGATCCCGTGAGTGCGGCGATGGCGGGCGTGAACGTCGTGCGCGCGCGTCTTATCGCGTGGCTCGTGTCCGCGCTGATCGCGGGAGCGGCGGGCGGTGTCTACGCGTGGGGCATCTCGGTGTTCTACCCGGATGCCGTGTTCACATTGCAGTTCTCGGTGTTCGCGATCGTGTTCGCGCTCTTCGGCGGCGTCGGCACCGTGATCGGCCCGATCGTCGGCGCGGGGCTGCTCTACATCTTGTACGCGGCGATCGGCATCTCGACGCCGCAATATTTCCAGTTCATCTACGGTGGCCTCATCGTGTTGCTCGTGCTGTTCCTGCCGGGTGGCCTCCTGTCGCTGCTGCAACGCCGGGGGATCCATGTCTTCTGA
- a CDS encoding ABC transporter ATP-binding protein: MSSELLQLVGIHKHFGAQVVLNDVNFGVVPGEIVGLVGPNGSGKTTTINVISGLLQADEGVIDFMGHKINRLPMHRRAHLGINRTFQVPKVFRDMTVRENIEVAARSVRLDPREIGSILEDIGLADAASRVAGSLTVNQQKLLDLGRALATRPKLLLVDEIGAGLNPAELNVVAQLLEKLSARGIAMIVVEHLLDFLNRITERVIVLGAGRMLFEGPLATASRDPEVIAAFIGVA; this comes from the coding sequence ATGTCTTCTGAACTGCTGCAACTGGTCGGGATCCACAAGCACTTCGGTGCGCAGGTCGTGCTCAACGACGTGAACTTCGGGGTCGTGCCCGGTGAAATCGTCGGCCTCGTCGGCCCGAACGGATCCGGCAAGACCACGACCATCAACGTGATTTCGGGGCTGCTGCAAGCCGACGAAGGCGTGATCGACTTCATGGGGCACAAGATCAACCGCTTGCCGATGCACCGGCGCGCGCATCTCGGGATCAACCGCACGTTTCAGGTGCCGAAGGTATTCCGCGACATGACCGTGCGCGAGAACATCGAAGTCGCCGCGCGCAGCGTGCGTCTGGATCCGCGCGAGATCGGGTCGATTCTCGAAGACATCGGCTTGGCCGATGCGGCGTCGCGCGTTGCGGGCTCGCTGACCGTGAACCAGCAAAAGCTGCTCGATCTCGGGCGTGCGCTCGCTACGCGCCCGAAGCTGCTGCTCGTCGACGAGATCGGCGCGGGGCTCAACCCCGCCGAGTTGAACGTGGTTGCCCAATTGCTGGAAAAGCTGTCGGCGCGAGGGATCGCGATGATCGTGGTCGAGCATTTGCTCGATTTTCTCAACCGCATCACCGAGCGCGTGATCGTACTCGGCGCCGGGCGCATGCTGTTCGAGGGGCCGCTCGCAACGGCCTCGCGCGACCCCGAAGTGATTGCGGCATTCATTGGAGTGGCGTGA
- a CDS encoding ABC transporter ATP-binding protein — protein sequence MTASLVIEGVEAGYGAMQVLWGVDMQVDPGQTVLLLGANSAGKTTLLRTLIGLLPCRGGRVTLDGERIDTLRPDQRIRRGMAFMSELGVFPTLSIDENITLGGYFMPEAKIRQRKEVLFELFPDLASRRRAAAASLSGGQRKMLGIAKVLISEPRLLLMDEPSSGLAPIFVKHVIDALRTAIGDGTSLLIAEQNIAFLDLADRGYLLDHGKVRVSGTREELEASDAVRETYFGL from the coding sequence ATGACGGCATCCCTTGTAATCGAAGGCGTGGAAGCCGGCTACGGTGCCATGCAAGTGCTGTGGGGCGTCGACATGCAGGTCGACCCAGGGCAGACCGTGCTGCTGCTCGGCGCGAACAGTGCGGGCAAGACTACGTTGCTGCGCACGTTGATTGGACTGCTGCCGTGCCGCGGCGGGCGCGTCACGCTCGACGGCGAACGCATCGACACGCTGCGGCCCGATCAGCGGATTCGGCGCGGGATGGCGTTCATGTCTGAGCTTGGCGTGTTCCCGACGCTGTCGATCGACGAGAACATTACGCTTGGCGGTTACTTCATGCCGGAGGCCAAGATTCGTCAGCGCAAGGAGGTGCTGTTCGAACTCTTTCCCGATCTTGCCTCACGGCGGCGCGCGGCCGCGGCGAGCCTATCGGGTGGGCAGCGCAAGATGCTTGGCATTGCGAAGGTGCTGATCTCCGAGCCGCGCCTCTTGCTGATGGACGAGCCGTCGTCGGGTCTTGCGCCGATTTTCGTCAAGCATGTCATCGACGCGTTGCGGACTGCGATCGGTGATGGTACGTCGCTGCTGATTGCGGAGCAGAACATTGCGTTTCTCGATTTGGCCGATCGCGGCTATCTGCTCGACCACGGCAAGGTGCGCGTGTCGGGCACGCGCGAGGAGTTAGAGGCGAGCGACGCGGTGCGCGAGACTTACTTCGGGCTTTGA
- a CDS encoding sulfite exporter TauE/SafE family protein, translating into MLHAAFHGMLASTLHALHPYALAGIIAALVIGGIVKGIVSIGVPIVAMPILSQMMPVKQAVLLLSMPVILGNIPQALEGGETFATARGIAAPLVGTVLGNIIGVSILISLEPHHAQAIAGALLIFAALLLLASPRFSIAPRWVKPAGFGLGFGAALMESIASIPGPLLAIYLIATGARGKAFTKQMAIILVVSILTLLVAFKSGAHASIGDVLISAAASVPVIAGIVIARPLRDKLPPHAFRILVLLFVLAAAAQMIRKAMGA; encoded by the coding sequence ATGCTTCACGCCGCTTTTCACGGCATGCTCGCCTCGACACTGCATGCGCTTCATCCTTACGCGCTCGCCGGGATCATCGCGGCGCTCGTTATCGGCGGCATCGTCAAGGGCATCGTCAGCATTGGCGTGCCGATCGTGGCAATGCCGATCCTGAGCCAGATGATGCCCGTGAAGCAAGCGGTGCTGCTGCTCTCGATGCCCGTCATTCTCGGCAACATCCCCCAAGCCTTGGAAGGCGGCGAGACTTTCGCTACGGCGCGCGGCATCGCCGCACCCCTCGTCGGCACGGTGCTCGGCAACATCATCGGCGTGTCGATTCTGATCTCCCTCGAGCCGCATCATGCGCAAGCCATCGCGGGCGCGCTGTTGATCTTTGCCGCGCTGCTGCTGCTCGCCTCTCCGCGGTTCTCTATCGCGCCCCGCTGGGTCAAGCCGGCGGGATTCGGGCTCGGTTTCGGCGCGGCCCTCATGGAAAGCATCGCGTCGATCCCGGGCCCGCTGCTCGCGATCTATCTGATTGCAACGGGCGCACGCGGCAAAGCGTTCACGAAGCAGATGGCCATCATCCTCGTCGTCTCGATCCTGACGCTGCTGGTGGCTTTCAAAAGCGGCGCGCATGCCTCGATCGGGGACGTGCTCATTTCCGCCGCCGCGAGCGTGCCTGTGATCGCAGGCATCGTGATCGCGCGGCCGCTGCGCGACAAGCTGCCGCCGCACGCGTTCCGCATCCTCGTATTGCTGTTCGTGCTCGCGGCCGCCGCCCAAATGATTCGCAAAGCGATGGGCGCATAA
- a CDS encoding MlaA family lipoprotein, whose protein sequence is MDNRRTLSATFTATLTAATLLAGCASPDKRTPGDPLEPMNRVVFKVNDTIDRTIAVPIAKGYQKVTPHPLRTAISNFFSNLGDLNNIANELLQLKITDATEDVIRFAMNTTFGIGGLIDFATPARLPKHHQDFGLTLGHWGIPSGPYLVLPIFGPSSFRDGVGLAVDTRFSPLIYAPADSRKPLYGVQFVSARSDMLGATNILEQAALDKYSFVRDAYTQQRRAALSAGTSTPPVLPNYGDEDDSATPAAPGGASGATETAPAAPASGAAAPSAASTSATPSAPPATATPVPKNTGDK, encoded by the coding sequence ATGGATAACCGACGAACCTTGAGCGCGACGTTCACCGCAACGTTGACCGCCGCGACGCTGTTGGCCGGCTGCGCGAGCCCAGACAAACGCACGCCCGGCGATCCGCTGGAGCCGATGAATCGTGTCGTGTTCAAGGTCAACGACACGATCGACCGCACGATCGCCGTGCCGATCGCAAAGGGTTATCAGAAGGTGACGCCGCATCCGCTGCGCACGGCAATCAGCAACTTCTTTTCCAATTTAGGAGACCTAAACAATATCGCGAACGAGTTGCTGCAGCTCAAGATCACCGATGCCACCGAAGACGTGATTCGCTTCGCGATGAACACGACGTTCGGCATCGGCGGCCTCATCGATTTCGCCACGCCCGCGCGCTTGCCGAAGCACCATCAAGACTTCGGGCTCACGCTCGGACATTGGGGCATCCCGTCCGGCCCCTATCTCGTGTTGCCGATCTTCGGGCCGAGTTCGTTCCGCGACGGCGTGGGGCTCGCCGTCGATACGCGCTTCAGCCCGCTGATCTATGCGCCTGCCGATTCGCGCAAGCCGCTCTACGGTGTGCAATTCGTCAGCGCTCGCTCCGATATGCTCGGCGCGACGAATATTCTCGAGCAAGCAGCGCTCGATAAATACTCCTTCGTGCGCGACGCCTATACGCAGCAGCGCCGCGCAGCCCTGAGCGCCGGTACGTCGACGCCACCCGTGCTGCCCAATTACGGCGACGAGGACGACAGCGCTACGCCGGCCGCACCCGGCGGGGCAAGCGGCGCAACCGAAACGGCACCCGCGGCACCGGCATCGGGCGCGGCAGCGCCTTCGGCCGCATCGACGAGCGCGACACCTTCAGCGCCACCGGCTACCGCCACACCGGTTCCAAAGAACACCGGCGACAAATAG